A single Tamandua tetradactyla isolate mTamTet1 chromosome X, mTamTet1.pri, whole genome shotgun sequence DNA region contains:
- the LOC143670813 gene encoding melanoma-associated antigen B5-like, which produces MPRAQKSKCNTFVKRRQTQDKAKGLGCAQAVVAGDEEFPSPSSPPVGDIPQSFLAAGPSISPQEAGKAPADIANSEGLSGTTTDEAAYNQDRKKRRPSRARLSTKNSLRDPLIMKVGLLEQYLMHKFKMREPILKEEMLKIVNEKYKDQFPEILRKVSHRFEVVFAVDMKEADSPGQYALVSKLDLPNNGRVSRGKGLPKTGLLMTILGVILMKGDQATEEEIWRFLNMMHIYAGRKHFIYGEPRKLITGDLVRLKYLEYRQVPNSCPPCYEFLWGSKAKEEISKMKVLEFLAKVNDTVPSAFPIQHEEAVKEEEERAKARIAAQSGTKPCTRSKSYNPAKPQ; this is translated from the coding sequence ATGCCTCGTGCTCAGAAGAGTAAGTGCAACACCTTTGTGAAACGCCGCCAGACCCAAGACAAGGCAAAGGGTCTCGGGTGTGCTCAGGCCGTTGTAGCAGGGGATGAAGAGTTTCCCTCCCCTTCTTCTCCTCCTGTTGGGGATATTCCCCAGAGCTTCCTTGCTGCTGGGCCAAGCATCAGTCCTCAGGAAGCTGGGAAAGCCCCAGCAGACATCGCTAATTCTGAAGGCCTCTCCGGCACAACCACTGATGAAGCTGCCTACAACCAGGATAGGAAAAAGAGACGTCCCTCCCGGGCCCGACTCTCCACTAAGAACTCACTCAGAGACCCTCTAATCATGAAGGTGGGTCTGTTGGAGCAATACCTGATGCACAAGTTTAAAATGAGAGAGCCCATTCTGAAGGAAGAAATGCTGAAGATTGTCAACGAGAAGTACAAGGACCAGTTCCCTGAGATCCTCCGGAAAGTTTCTCATCGCTTCGAGGTGGTCTTTGCAGTTGACATGAAGGAAGCCGACTCCCCCGGGCAGTACGCCCTGGTCAGCAAGCTGGACCTCCCCAACAACGGGAGGGTGAGTCGTGGCAAGGGGCTGCCCAAGACCGGTCTTCTGATGACAATCCTGGGTGTGATCCTCATGAAAGGCGACCAGGCCACTGAGGAAGAGATCTGGAGATTTCTGAATATGATGCATATATATGCAGGAAGGAAGCACTTCATCTATGGAGAGCCCAGGAAGCTCATCACCGGAGATTTGGTGAGGCTGAAGTACCTGGAGTACCGACAAGTGCCAAACAGCTGTCCTCCCTGCTATGAATTCCTGTGGGGTTCCAAAGCCAAGGAAGAAATCAGCAAGATGAAAGTTCTGGAGTTTTTAGCGAAGGTCAACGATACAGTCCCCAGTGCTTTCCCAATCCAACATGAAGAGGCTgtgaaagaggaggaagagagagccaAAGCCAGAATTGCAGCCCAGTCTGGCACTAAGCCATGCACCAGGTCCAAATCCTACAACCCTGCCAAACCCCAGTGA